The following proteins are encoded in a genomic region of Brachypodium distachyon strain Bd21 chromosome 1, Brachypodium_distachyon_v3.0, whole genome shotgun sequence:
- the LOC100845032 gene encoding uncharacterized protein LOC100845032 translates to MGRRLPALCRGRAATRVRKRVSYCSSKLLPAVTSCGSSTIKNAAAAGAGGWYGGNGAAASMVGMGGGRRVMVVADGRAEAVGALEWALSQAVRSNDAVLLLAVVKPDLADAGADGCVKMSRTRCYEHLDAMRSLCESTRPEVRVEVCVVEAEERAPAVVDAARRHGASLLVLGQSRRAATARWIMGLWPAAAKRQCSSSGGRRRGIGGLVEHCIEHAPCEALGVRRRSSGGYLVSSKRHKDFWLLA, encoded by the exons ATGGGGAGGAGGTTGCCGGCGTTGTGCCGCGGTCGGGCGGCGACGCGGGTGAGGAAGCGCGTGAGCTACTGCTCCTCCAAGCTGCTGCCCGCGGTGACCAGCTGCGGCAGCAGCACGATCAAgaatgctgcagcagcaggagctgGAGGCTGGTACGGTGGCAATGGCGCCGCCGCATCTATGGTTGGCatgggcggcgggcggcgggtgATGGTGGTCGCTGAcgggcgggcggaggcggtaGGCGCGCTCGAGTGGGCGCTGTCGCAGGCCGTCCGGAGCAACGACGCTGTCCTGCTTCTCGCCGTCGTCAAGCCGGACCTCGCAGATG CGGGTGCTGATGGCTGCGTGAAGATGTCAAGGACGAGGTGCTATGAACACCTCGATGCCATGAGGAGCTTGTGTGAATCTACCAGGCCAGAG GTGAGGGTGGAGGTGTGCGTGGTtgaggcggaggagcgcgcgccggcggtggtggacGCGGCGAGGCGGCACGGCGCGTCGCTGCTGGTGCTGGGCCAgagccggcgggcggcgacggcgcgctgGATCATGGGCctgtggccggcggcggcgaagcgtcagtgcagcagcagcggcgggcggcggcggggaatcGGCGGCCTGGTGGAGCATTGCATCGAGCACGCGCCGTGCGAGGCGCTGGGCGtgcgccgccggagctccggcgggTACCTCGTCTCCAGCAAGCGCCACAAGGACTTCTGGCTACTCGCTTAG
- the LOC100840286 gene encoding nucleolar protein 14 isoform X1, which yields MAKTKPMPPPAAGAAADKKQNKKNGKGGKKGKNGPTAVAMKARGAAAAAAAERSNPFEAIWSRRKFDVLGKKRKGEERRTSRSRSEAIHKRENTLLKEFQQSAKSSVFHDRRIGERDETLPEFDKAILRQQREHMAKLKRVSKYNLSDEEEDEDDAHHLHALSGNDDFDEEVPLGDDSDEEGKMTLSKNRLSLNSTDLTSESDLPGEARQGHKSKKEVMSEIILKSKFYKAQKAKEKEDDEHLVNKLDSDFALLAQTPALLSLTESAKVNAHKNNSSTIHNDSSGLNGKQIFSKEKPDAYDKLVKEMVMDQRARPSDRTKTPEELAQEEKERLEKLEKERHKRMLGIAESSDEEDDDDDDDCHMKADNSKPISGDDLGDSFSVDEPTKRKKGWVDEIYEKEGKEIGEDVASGDGGSDDCGDDEDEEDEEDASDEEDSSDNDLCNMPARDWEQSDDDEVVLEDDMDNVKEKEQVMADKVVKKDAENSKRESNAKQKPQVRDDELPFVIDAPNNLQDLCSLVDGRSATDILEIIRRIRTCNSIRLTAENRKKMQVFYGVLLQYFAVLATQSPVKFKIIDTLVKPLIEMSGETPYFAAICARQRLIHTRTRLCEDIKIPGKGSWPSLKTLLLLRLWSLIFPCSDFRHVVATPMLLLMCEYLMRCPIQSGRDVAIGSFLCSMVLAATKESKKFCPEAIGFIRTLLVTSLDREFGNQINDQFLELKTLKPWLHIDEQVHEVNCVNVLEVMSMDPDASYFSSNNFKAGVLLSLAECLRGFVIIHEELCSFPEIFLPISSLLQQILEKSALPTLLQNIFHEVIDLIKKRSDEHHASREPLQMRKQKPEPIKLLNPKFEENYIKGLDYDPDRERAQMKKLKKRLKSEKKGAVRELRKDNYFLSAVKEKERIKQEQERAEKHGKVMAFLQEQESAFKSGQLGKGKKRRR from the exons ATGGCGAAGACGAagcccatgccgccgccggcggctggAGCTGCCGCGGATAAGAAACAGAACAAGAAGAATGGGAAGGGTGGTAAGAAGGGAAAGAACGGCCCGACGGCTGTGGCGATGAAGGCGCgcggggccgcggcggcggcggcggcggagaggagcAACCCCTTCGAGGCCATCTGGTCGCGCCGCAAGTTCGACGTGCTCGGGAAGAAGCGCAAGGGGGAGGAGCGACGCAcctcccgctcccgctccGAGGCCATACACAAG AGGGAGAATACTCTGCTCAAGGAGTTCCAGCAGAGCGCCAAATCGTCTGTCTTCCATGACCGGCGAATCGGCGAGAGGGATGAGACACTGCCTGAGTTCGACAAGGCTATCCTCCGCCAGCAGCGAGAACACATG GCAAAGTTGAAACGAGTAAGCAAATACAATCTGtcggatgaggaggaagatgaggatgaTGCCCACCATCTTCACGCACTTTCAGGAAATGATGATTTTGATGAAGAGGTGCCTCTTGGTGATGACAGTGATGAAGAAG GTAAAATGACCCTGTCAAAGAATCGTTTATCTCTCAATAGTACTGATCTTACTTCAGAAAGTGATCTGCCTGGAGAAGCACGT CAGGGTCACAAGAGCAAGAAGGAAGTTATGTCAGAGATCATTTTGAAGAGTAAATTTTACAAG GCTCAAaaggccaaggagaaggaagaTGATGAGCATCTTGTCAACAAGTTAGATAGTGACTTTGCATTATTGGCCCAGACGCCAGCACTATTGTCCCTGACCGAGTCAGCGAAAGTGAATGCACATAAAAATAATTCAAGTACTATCCATAACGATTCATCTGGTCTGAATGGGAAGCAAATTTTTAGTAAG GAAAAGCCAGATGCATATGACAAACTAGTGAAAGAAATGGTGATGGACCAACGTGCTCGTCCATCAGACAGGACAAAAACCCCAGAAGAACTAGCTCAGGAGGAAAAAGAACGCCTTGAGAAGTTGGAG AAGGAACGTCACAAACGAATGCTTGGAATTGCTGAGTCCtctgatgaagaagatgatgacgacgatgatgatTGCCACATGAAGGCAGATAACTCAAAACCTATATCTGGTGATGATCTTGGTGATTCCTTCTCTGTGGATGAgccaacaaaaaggaaaaaaggctGGGTTGATGAAATTTATGAAAAGGAGGGTAAAGAGATTGGTGAAGATGTAGCATCTGGTGATGGAGGAAGTGATGATTGTGGTGAcgatgaggatgaggaggatgaAGAAGATGCCAGTGATGAAGAGGATTCAAGTGATAATGACTTGTGCAATATGCCTGCAAGAGACTGGGAGCAAAGTGACGATGATGAGGTTGTTTTAGAAGATGACATGGATAATGTCAAAGAGAAAGAACAAGTTATGGCGGACAAAGTGGTGAAAAAGGATGCAGAGAATTCAAAGAGAGAATCTAATGCAAAGCAAAAACCACAAGTCAGGGATGACGAGCTTCCTTTTGTGATAGATGCACCAAATAACTTACAAGATCTATGCTCCTTGGTTGATGGTCGTTCAGCAACTGACATACTTGAGATCATTAGGCGAATACGCACTTGCAATTCTATCAGGCTTACAGctgaaaacagaaagaaaatgcAA GTTTTCTACGGTGTTCTCCTGCAGTACTTTGCAGTTTTAGCTACTCAAAGCCCAGTGAAGTTCAAAATAATTGACACCCTTGTTAAACCCTTAATTGAGATGAGTGGAGAGACTCCATATTTTGCTGCCATCTGTGCAAGGCAAAGACTTATTCATACACGTACTCGTCTATGCGAAGACATCAAGATTCCAG GAAAAGGCAGCTGGCCTAGTTTGAAGACATTACTTCTCTTGAGGTTATGGTCTCTCATATTCCCCTGCTCTGACTTCCGCCATGTGGTAGCAACTCCAATGCTTCTGCTTATGTGCGAATATCTGATGCGCTGCCCTATACAATCTGGTCGAGATGTAGCTATCGGTTCTTTCTTGTGTTCCATGGTGCTTGCG GCCACTAAAGAATCTAAGAAGTTCTGTCCTGAAGCTATAGGTTTTATTCGAACTCTTTTGGTAACATCACTAGACAGAGAATTTGGCAATCAG ATTAATGATCAATTTCTGGAGCTCAAGACATTGAAACCATGGCTTCATATCGACGAGCAAGTGCATGAGGTGAATTGTGTGAATGTCCTCGAAGTCATGAGCATGGATCCTGATGCCTCATATTTCTCATCTAATAATTTCAA GGCTGGTGTACTTCTATCCTTGGCTGAATGTTTGAGGGGCTTTGTCATCATACATGAAGAGCTATGCTCTTTTCCTGAAATTTTCCTCCCAATCTCTTCTCTGCTGCAGCAAATTCTGGAAAAATCTGCCTTACCTACCCTGTTACAAAACATTTTTCATGAAGTCATTGACTTGATTAAAAAGAGAAGTGATGAACACCATGCTTCTAGAGAGCCACTCCAAATGCGAAAGCAGAAGCCAGAGCCAATCAAACTGTTGAATCCAAAATTTGAGGAGAA TTACATAAAGGGTCTTGATTATGATCCTGACCGAGAAAGGGCACAAATGAAGAAGCTGAAGAAACGCCTGAAGAGTGAGAAGAAGGGGGCAGTGCGTGAGCTTCGTAAAGATAATTATTTCCTGTCCGCTgtgaaagagaaagagaggatAAAACAAGAGCAAGAGAGAGCGGAAAAGCATGGAAAAGTAATGGCTTTCCTTCAAGAACAGGAAAGTGCTTTTAAATCTGGGCAGctgggaaaaggaaaaaagaggaGGCGGTGA
- the LOC100840286 gene encoding nucleolar protein 14 isoform X2 yields the protein MAKTKPMPPPAAGAAADKKQNKKNGKGGKKGKNGPTAVAMKARGAAAAAAAERSNPFEAIWSRRKFDVLGKKRKGEERRTSRSRSEAIHKRENTLLKEFQQSAKSSVFHDRRIGERDETLPEFDKAILRQQREHMAKLKRVSKYNLSDEEEDEDDAHHLHALSGNDDFDEEVPLGDDSDEEGKMTLSKNRLSLNSTDLTSESDLPGEARGHKSKKEVMSEIILKSKFYKAQKAKEKEDDEHLVNKLDSDFALLAQTPALLSLTESAKVNAHKNNSSTIHNDSSGLNGKQIFSKEKPDAYDKLVKEMVMDQRARPSDRTKTPEELAQEEKERLEKLEKERHKRMLGIAESSDEEDDDDDDDCHMKADNSKPISGDDLGDSFSVDEPTKRKKGWVDEIYEKEGKEIGEDVASGDGGSDDCGDDEDEEDEEDASDEEDSSDNDLCNMPARDWEQSDDDEVVLEDDMDNVKEKEQVMADKVVKKDAENSKRESNAKQKPQVRDDELPFVIDAPNNLQDLCSLVDGRSATDILEIIRRIRTCNSIRLTAENRKKMQVFYGVLLQYFAVLATQSPVKFKIIDTLVKPLIEMSGETPYFAAICARQRLIHTRTRLCEDIKIPGKGSWPSLKTLLLLRLWSLIFPCSDFRHVVATPMLLLMCEYLMRCPIQSGRDVAIGSFLCSMVLAATKESKKFCPEAIGFIRTLLVTSLDREFGNQINDQFLELKTLKPWLHIDEQVHEVNCVNVLEVMSMDPDASYFSSNNFKAGVLLSLAECLRGFVIIHEELCSFPEIFLPISSLLQQILEKSALPTLLQNIFHEVIDLIKKRSDEHHASREPLQMRKQKPEPIKLLNPKFEENYIKGLDYDPDRERAQMKKLKKRLKSEKKGAVRELRKDNYFLSAVKEKERIKQEQERAEKHGKVMAFLQEQESAFKSGQLGKGKKRRR from the exons ATGGCGAAGACGAagcccatgccgccgccggcggctggAGCTGCCGCGGATAAGAAACAGAACAAGAAGAATGGGAAGGGTGGTAAGAAGGGAAAGAACGGCCCGACGGCTGTGGCGATGAAGGCGCgcggggccgcggcggcggcggcggcggagaggagcAACCCCTTCGAGGCCATCTGGTCGCGCCGCAAGTTCGACGTGCTCGGGAAGAAGCGCAAGGGGGAGGAGCGACGCAcctcccgctcccgctccGAGGCCATACACAAG AGGGAGAATACTCTGCTCAAGGAGTTCCAGCAGAGCGCCAAATCGTCTGTCTTCCATGACCGGCGAATCGGCGAGAGGGATGAGACACTGCCTGAGTTCGACAAGGCTATCCTCCGCCAGCAGCGAGAACACATG GCAAAGTTGAAACGAGTAAGCAAATACAATCTGtcggatgaggaggaagatgaggatgaTGCCCACCATCTTCACGCACTTTCAGGAAATGATGATTTTGATGAAGAGGTGCCTCTTGGTGATGACAGTGATGAAGAAG GTAAAATGACCCTGTCAAAGAATCGTTTATCTCTCAATAGTACTGATCTTACTTCAGAAAGTGATCTGCCTGGAGAAGCACGT GGTCACAAGAGCAAGAAGGAAGTTATGTCAGAGATCATTTTGAAGAGTAAATTTTACAAG GCTCAAaaggccaaggagaaggaagaTGATGAGCATCTTGTCAACAAGTTAGATAGTGACTTTGCATTATTGGCCCAGACGCCAGCACTATTGTCCCTGACCGAGTCAGCGAAAGTGAATGCACATAAAAATAATTCAAGTACTATCCATAACGATTCATCTGGTCTGAATGGGAAGCAAATTTTTAGTAAG GAAAAGCCAGATGCATATGACAAACTAGTGAAAGAAATGGTGATGGACCAACGTGCTCGTCCATCAGACAGGACAAAAACCCCAGAAGAACTAGCTCAGGAGGAAAAAGAACGCCTTGAGAAGTTGGAG AAGGAACGTCACAAACGAATGCTTGGAATTGCTGAGTCCtctgatgaagaagatgatgacgacgatgatgatTGCCACATGAAGGCAGATAACTCAAAACCTATATCTGGTGATGATCTTGGTGATTCCTTCTCTGTGGATGAgccaacaaaaaggaaaaaaggctGGGTTGATGAAATTTATGAAAAGGAGGGTAAAGAGATTGGTGAAGATGTAGCATCTGGTGATGGAGGAAGTGATGATTGTGGTGAcgatgaggatgaggaggatgaAGAAGATGCCAGTGATGAAGAGGATTCAAGTGATAATGACTTGTGCAATATGCCTGCAAGAGACTGGGAGCAAAGTGACGATGATGAGGTTGTTTTAGAAGATGACATGGATAATGTCAAAGAGAAAGAACAAGTTATGGCGGACAAAGTGGTGAAAAAGGATGCAGAGAATTCAAAGAGAGAATCTAATGCAAAGCAAAAACCACAAGTCAGGGATGACGAGCTTCCTTTTGTGATAGATGCACCAAATAACTTACAAGATCTATGCTCCTTGGTTGATGGTCGTTCAGCAACTGACATACTTGAGATCATTAGGCGAATACGCACTTGCAATTCTATCAGGCTTACAGctgaaaacagaaagaaaatgcAA GTTTTCTACGGTGTTCTCCTGCAGTACTTTGCAGTTTTAGCTACTCAAAGCCCAGTGAAGTTCAAAATAATTGACACCCTTGTTAAACCCTTAATTGAGATGAGTGGAGAGACTCCATATTTTGCTGCCATCTGTGCAAGGCAAAGACTTATTCATACACGTACTCGTCTATGCGAAGACATCAAGATTCCAG GAAAAGGCAGCTGGCCTAGTTTGAAGACATTACTTCTCTTGAGGTTATGGTCTCTCATATTCCCCTGCTCTGACTTCCGCCATGTGGTAGCAACTCCAATGCTTCTGCTTATGTGCGAATATCTGATGCGCTGCCCTATACAATCTGGTCGAGATGTAGCTATCGGTTCTTTCTTGTGTTCCATGGTGCTTGCG GCCACTAAAGAATCTAAGAAGTTCTGTCCTGAAGCTATAGGTTTTATTCGAACTCTTTTGGTAACATCACTAGACAGAGAATTTGGCAATCAG ATTAATGATCAATTTCTGGAGCTCAAGACATTGAAACCATGGCTTCATATCGACGAGCAAGTGCATGAGGTGAATTGTGTGAATGTCCTCGAAGTCATGAGCATGGATCCTGATGCCTCATATTTCTCATCTAATAATTTCAA GGCTGGTGTACTTCTATCCTTGGCTGAATGTTTGAGGGGCTTTGTCATCATACATGAAGAGCTATGCTCTTTTCCTGAAATTTTCCTCCCAATCTCTTCTCTGCTGCAGCAAATTCTGGAAAAATCTGCCTTACCTACCCTGTTACAAAACATTTTTCATGAAGTCATTGACTTGATTAAAAAGAGAAGTGATGAACACCATGCTTCTAGAGAGCCACTCCAAATGCGAAAGCAGAAGCCAGAGCCAATCAAACTGTTGAATCCAAAATTTGAGGAGAA TTACATAAAGGGTCTTGATTATGATCCTGACCGAGAAAGGGCACAAATGAAGAAGCTGAAGAAACGCCTGAAGAGTGAGAAGAAGGGGGCAGTGCGTGAGCTTCGTAAAGATAATTATTTCCTGTCCGCTgtgaaagagaaagagaggatAAAACAAGAGCAAGAGAGAGCGGAAAAGCATGGAAAAGTAATGGCTTTCCTTCAAGAACAGGAAAGTGCTTTTAAATCTGGGCAGctgggaaaaggaaaaaagaggaGGCGGTGA
- the LOC100840593 gene encoding ACT domain-containing protein ACR4: MSIDEGYGPTWDSDDEYDNFIRKMNPPSIVVDNDSCNDATIVRVDSANEYGILLEVIQVLIDLNLVISKAYITSDGGWFMDVFNITDKEGKKLKDKATLAQIEDYIRKSLGADSRYLPARRRSVDVAASANHNVIELTGTDRPGLLSEVSAVLANLKCNVVSAEIWTHNTRAAAVMQVTDQDTGLAVTDTERLERIKERLSYLLRGGNLSRGAAMAVSSGTSTTHTERRLHQMMLDDGDCEQLQRHASNQSQRPNVTVRNWNDKDYSVVTIRCKDRPKLLFDTVCTLTDLHYVVFHANIDANDNQAYQEFYVRHVNGSPMNTEAERLRVVQCLEAAIERRVWEGMKLELCTNDKVGLLSEVTRIFRENSLTVTRAEVSTRGRTAVNTFYVCGSAGEAVDQKTIDSIRQEIGHNIQVKGQPEPSEPQKKESPTWFLFANLFRPRSLYSLGMFMR; this comes from the exons ATGTCTATAG ACGAGGGCTATGGCCCTACCTGGGACAGCGACGACGAATACGACAACTTCATACGCAAGATGAACCCGCCAAG TATCGTGGTCGATAACGATTCCTGCAATGACGCCACGATTGTCAGG GTTGACAGCGCAAATGAGTATGGGATTCTGCTAGAAGTGATTCAAGTCCTGATTGATCTGAATCTTGTGATAAGCAAGGCTTATATAACCTCAGATGGTGGATGGTTCATGGATG TCTTCAATATAACCGATAAGGAAGGGAAAAAATTGAAAGACAAGGCCACTCTTGCGCAAATTGAGGACTACATCAGGAAG TCCCTGGGTGCAGATTCAAGATATTTACCTGCTCGACGGAGATCAGTTGATGTCGCTGCTTCAGCTAACCACAATGTCATCGAGCTGACAGGGACCGACCGACCAGGTCTTCTCTCTGAAGTCAGTGCGGTGCTTGCAAACCTCAAATGCAATGTGGTTAGTGCGGAGATTTGGACCCATAACACCAGAGCTGCAGCCGTGATGCAAGTGACTGATCAGGACACTGGGTTAGCCGTCACCGATACCGAGAGGCTTGAAAGGATCAAGGAGCGACTATCTTACCTTCTCCGAGGAGGCAATCTTTCTCGAGGAGCTGCCATGGCAGTGTCATCAGGGACTTCTACCACACATACCGAGAGAAGGCTCCACCAGATGATGCTTGATGACGGGGACTGTGAACAGCTTCAACGGCATGCCTCAAATCAATCTCAAAGGCCTAATGTCACTGTTCGGAATTGGAATGACAAGGATTACTCAGTGGTGACCATCCGGTGCAAGGACAGGCCGAAGCTTCTGTTTGATACAGTTTGCACCTTGACAGACCTGCACTATGTTGTGTTCCATGCGAATATTGATGCTAATGATAATCAAGCTTACCAG GAATTCTATGTAAGGCATGTAAATGGATCTCCAATGAACACTGAAGCTGAAAGATTGAGAGTCGTCCAGTGCCTTGAAGCTGCTATTGAACGTAGGGTATGGGAG GGAATGAAACTTGAGCTGTGTACAAATGACAAGGTCGGCCTCCTCTCGGAGGTGACCCGCATCTTCCGCGAGAACAGCCTGACTGTCACAAGAGCAGAAGTGAGCACCAGAGGCAGGACGGCTGTCAACACATTCTATGTTTGTGGTTCTGCGGGAGAGGCAGTTGATCAAAAGACCATTGATTCCATCAGGCAAGAGATAGGCCATAACATTCAGGTGAAAGGCCAGCCTGAACCATCAGAACCTCAGAAGAAAGAGTCCCCAACATGGTTCCTCTTCGCAAACTTGTTCCGGCCAAGGTCTCTCTACAGTCTTGGGATGTTCATGCGTTGA